One Carassius auratus strain Wakin chromosome 4, ASM336829v1, whole genome shotgun sequence DNA segment encodes these proteins:
- the LOC113065937 gene encoding GTPase IMAP family member 8-like isoform X2, producing MESMRLNLVLLGRSGVGKSSTGDAILGREAFTSEIISTSLTQAVKVEVGDVCGLPVRVYDTPGFSNSEHGIYEEVLEKCALGLCAFLLVLQADRFTQEDQIIVEQIEELLGEKHKDNTWIIFTREDELEEGKKTMNTVIDENKALKKFVQTYEHRFHVLSNKDRKRSRGQVKSLVDDLFQRTIHTLPQKGPKRISTNIQDIPVSNRISRRIVLLGKTGVGKSASGNTILRKKAFQSMNGTNSVTRKSSEKHAVVLGRKVSVIDTPGFFDTQMEPERLMIEIARSVYLSCPGPHGFLIVFPVNNRFTEQEMEIPQIIEELFGEEVLKYSIILFTHKDDLKEMSVEKLIDNNVNLKYLVDQCGGRYHIFNNRDENNIEQVDVLLQKIDTMIKQNGGGYYCNEMFEDALRFRQEIEIESARKKTEGRIRTNIQRENNVRRQQEEKKRQEEIQIERGKIEEKNQKIKALNSEIEKIKVEMQTDKEERDQEEKKRQEEIEKVRKETEEKSAKIKTQSSEIERLRVEMQREKEERNQAEKKIQEELERMRMESEDKSRKIEAQKSEIERLIVEKQRENNERQQQEEHQNTPESEERSGFKFFFSKYWKYFLKGIAVGAIIGGVSGGAIGGVVGGVVGGVVGGVVGGVVALIVKKQGPH from the exons ATGGAAAGTATGCGTTTAAATTTGGTCTTGCTGGGAAGATCGGGAGTTGGGAAAAGTTCAACAGGAGATGCAATACTGGGAAGGGAAGCTTTCACATCAGAAATAATCTCCACATCACTCACACAAGCTGTGAAAGTTGAAGTTGGTGATGTTTGTGGATTACCTGTCAGAGTTTATGACACACCAGGATTTTCTAATTCAGAGCATGGGATATATGAAGAAGTCCTTGAGAAATGTGCATTGGGCTTGTGTGCATTTCTCCTGGTTCTCCAGGCAGACAGATTCACTCAAGAAGATCAAATAATTGTCGAGCAAATTGAGGAGTTGTTGGGAGAAAAACACAAAGACAATACCTGGATTATCTTCACCAGAGAAGATGAACTGGAAGAAGGAAAGAAGACCATGAATACTGTCATTGATGAGAATAAAGCTTTGAAGAAATTTGTACAAACGTATGAACACAGATTCCATGTATTGAGCAACAAAGATAGAAAAAGAAGTCGTGGCCAAGTGAAATCTCTTGTAGATGATCTTTTCCAGAGGACCATACACACTT tgccaCAAAAAGGACCAAAAAGAATTTCCACCAACATCCAGGACATTCCAGTTTCCAATCGTATATCCAGAAGGATTGTGCTGCTGGGTAAAACTGGTGTTGGGAAAAGTGCATCTGGAAACACAATACTGAGAAAGAAAGCGTTTCAATCTATGAATGGCACAAATTCAGTAACACGTAAATCCTCAGAGAAACATGCGGTTGTTTTAGGCAGGAAAGTGTCTGTAATTGACACTCCTGGTTTCTTTGACACACAGATGGAACCTGAGCGGTTAATGATAGAGATAGCGAGAAGTGTTTATTTATCCTGTCCTGGACCACATGGTTTTCTCATTGTGTTTCCTGTGAATAATAGATTCACTGAGCAGGAGATGGAGATTCCTCAGATCATTGAGGAGTTGTTTGGAGAAGAAGTGTTAAAATACTCCATCATTCTCTTCACACATAAAGATGATCTGAAAGAAATGTCAGTAGAAAAGCTCATTGATAATAacgtaaatctaaaatatctagtTGATCAGTGTGGAGGCAGATATCATATCTTCAACAATAGAGATGAGAATAACATAGAGCAGGTGGATGTTCTGCTGCAGAAGATTGACACAATGATAAAGCAGAATGGAGGAGGATACTACTGTAATGAAATGTTTGAAGATGCTCTGAGATTCAGACAAGAAATAGAGATTGAAAGTGCAAGAAAGAAGACAGAGGGGAGAATCAGAACAAATATACAAAGAGAGAATAATGTGAGACGACAACaagaggagaaaaaaagacaAGAGGAAATACAGATAGAGAGGGGAAAAATAGAGGAGAAAAACCAGAAGATAAAAGCTCTGAATTCTGAAATAGAAAAAATTAAGGTGGAGATGCAGACAGACAAAGAGGAGAGAGAtcaagaagagaaaaaaagacaagagGAGATTGAAAAAGTGAGAAAGGAGACAGAGGAGAAAAGTGCAAAGATAAAAACTCAGAGCTCTGAAATAGAAAGACTTAGAGTGGAGATgcagagagaaaaagaagagagaaatcAAGCAGAGAAAAAAATACAAGAGGAGCTTGAGAGAATGAGAATGGAGtcggaggataaaagcagaaaaatAGAAGCTCAGAAATCTGAAATAGAAAGACTTATTGTGGAGAAGCAGAGAGAGAATAATGAGAGACAACAACAAGAGGAGCACCAGAACACACCAGAGTCCGAAGAAAGAAGtggatttaagttttttttttctaagtattggaaatattttttaaaaggcaTCGCAGTTGGTGCTATAATTGGGGGAGTTTCTGGTGGAGCCATTGGTGGAGTTGTTGGTGGAGTTGTCGGTGGAGTTGTTGGTGGAGTTGTCGGTGGAGTGGTGGCCTTAATTGTTAAAAAGCAGGGGCCTCACTAA